The DNA region GTCCAGGGGTTGACAGGTGCACCTGTCCGCGGGTTACGGTCCGATGATCACGCCCCGGCCGGTATCCGGCTGGGAACGACGAGTGAGGCGGTGGACATGGACGGGCTGACCCGCCGCCGTTCCGTCCCCGCCACCCGGGCCCCGTCCGCCCGTCTGCATCTGCGCCGCCACGTGGACCTGGTCCGCGTCGCCAGCGCGCTCTGTTCGCTCTGAACGACCCGCTCCCCGCTTCGGTCTCTTCCCCCGCCGGCCCGCCCGGCGGAGT from Nakamurella flava includes:
- a CDS encoding putative leader peptide, with the protein product MDGLTRRRSVPATRAPSARLHLRRHVDLVRVASALCSL